The Ranitomeya variabilis isolate aRanVar5 chromosome 7, aRanVar5.hap1, whole genome shotgun sequence genome includes a window with the following:
- the LOC143785327 gene encoding E3 ubiquitin/ISG15 ligase TRIM25-like isoform X2 codes for MASAELRDELNCSICLSLYTDPVSLRCGHNFCRSCIVSVLDAQEAAGGYSCPDCRAEYPERPALEKNRKLRNIVERFSSTQPDMEETRIFCTYCTKSPVPAVRTCLHCETSMCEEHLTAHNKSVNHNLIEPTVSFMDRKCSTHNEILKYYCPIDAACICVSCCLAGDHRGHYVELLDVASEKKKEKLKEYLKDLNPEKTVIQTRVQNLQAHKKNIQENASAKREDIGKTFMDIKKQLEMAEKKALNDVSRQEEKIVSQISHLIKELEIQEDELSKKLCLVEEMCRVTDPIRLLQESDITVTSHGGDEDTGGDGGEVSTEEDLDEVLISLTLHRAMRDIVTNVTSELGVHVPDILLDVDTAHRWVKISEDLKTATRSREKQNRPKSPGRFVTYPQVLSRCGLSSGRHYWEVEWDQMGECELAMSYPSIEREGEESEIGNNDTSWCLVQTDTDVRKRIVIATSPEMLTLEMRTEAGGLRQLRVRRPDEIWE; via the exons ATGGCGTCTGCTGAGCTGAGGGACGAGCTGAACTGCTCCATCTGCCTGAGCCTCTATACAGATCCCGTatccctgagatgtggacacaacttctgccgctcGTGTATTGTGAGTGTGCTGGATGCACAGGAGGCGGCTGGAGGGTATTCCTGTCCTGACTGCAGAGCAGAATATCCGGAGCGTCCGGCCCTGGAGAAGAACCGAAAGCTGAGGAACATAGTGGAGCGTTtctcatctactcagcctgatatggaggagaccagaatcttctgtacttactgtacaaagtctcctgtaCCGGCTGTAAGAACATGTCTACATTGTGAGACCTCCATGTGTGAGGAACATCTCACAGCCCATAACAAGTCGGTGAATCACAATCTAATTGAACCAACCGTGTCATTTATGGATCGAAAATGCTCCACACACAATGAGATCCTGAAATACTACTGCCCTATAGACGCTGCCTGTATTTGTGTTTCGTGCTGCCTGgccggagaccacagaggacactaCGTGGAGCTACTGGATGTGGCCTCtgagaagaagaaggagaaactAAAAGAATATCTGAAAGATCTGAACCCAGAAAAAACAGTTATTCAGACAAGAGTTCAGAATCTGCAGGCTCATAAAAAAAATATCCAGGAGAACGCGTCTGCTAAGAGGGAGGACATCGGTAAGACATTTATGGACATTAAGAAGCAACTGGAAATGGCAGAAAAGAAAGCGCTGAACGACGTCTCCAGGCAGGAGGAGAAGATTGTGTCTCAGATATCTCATCTGATCAAGGAGCTGGAAATACAGGAGGACGAGCTGTCCAAGAAGTTGTGTCTTGTGGAGGAGATGTGTCGTGTCACCGACCCAATAAGACTCTTACAAGAAAGTGACATTACAGTAACTAgtcatggaggtgatgaggacacaggaggagatGGTGGAGAGGTCAGTACTGAGGAGGATCTGGATGAGGTTCTGATCTCACTGACCTTACACCGAGCTATGAGGGACATTGTCACCAATGTAACATCAGAGCTCGGGGTCCATGTCCCAGACATATTGCTGGATGTGGACACTGCTCATAGATGGGTGAAGATATCAGAAGACCTGAAGACTGCAACAAGATCAAGAGAGAAACAGAACAGACCAAAATCACCAGGAAGATTTGTGACTTACCCCCAGGTGTTAAGCAGATGTGGCCTCTCCTCAGGGCGACATTACTGGGAGGTAGAGTGGGACCAGATGGGAGAATGTGAATTGGCAATGTCCTATCCCAGTATAGAGAGGGAAGGAGAAGAGTCTGAAATTGGAAATAATGATACATCTTGGTGTTTGG TTCAGACAGACACAGATGTTAGAAAGAGAATAGTAATTGCGACTTCTCCTGAAATGTTGACGTTAGAAATG
- the LOC143785327 gene encoding E3 ubiquitin/ISG15 ligase TRIM25-like isoform X1, protein MASAELRDELNCSICLSLYTDPVSLRCGHNFCRSCIVSVLDAQEAAGGYSCPDCRAEYPERPALEKNRKLRNIVERFSSTQPDMEETRIFCTYCTKSPVPAVRTCLHCETSMCEEHLTAHNKSVNHNLIEPTVSFMDRKCSTHNEILKYYCPIDAACICVSCCLAGDHRGHYVELLDVASEKKKEKLKEYLKDLNPEKTVIQTRVQNLQAHKKNIQENASAKREDIGKTFMDIKKQLEMAEKKALNDVSRQEEKIVSQISHLIKELEIQEDELSKKLCLVEEMCRVTDPIRLLQESDITVTSHGGDEDTGGDGGEVSTEEDLDEVLISLTLHRAMRDIVTNVTSELGVHVPDILLDVDTAHRWVKISEDLKTATRSREKQNRPKSPGRFVTYPQVLSRCGLSSGRHYWEVEWDQMGECELAMSYPSIEREGEESEIGNNDTSWCLGMYEGIYKVYDYSVNLTLSAKPTCPTLGVFLDYEAGRLSFYELCDPIRHLHTFTASFTEPLHLVFHLYDEASVTIRS, encoded by the coding sequence ATGGCGTCTGCTGAGCTGAGGGACGAGCTGAACTGCTCCATCTGCCTGAGCCTCTATACAGATCCCGTatccctgagatgtggacacaacttctgccgctcGTGTATTGTGAGTGTGCTGGATGCACAGGAGGCGGCTGGAGGGTATTCCTGTCCTGACTGCAGAGCAGAATATCCGGAGCGTCCGGCCCTGGAGAAGAACCGAAAGCTGAGGAACATAGTGGAGCGTTtctcatctactcagcctgatatggaggagaccagaatcttctgtacttactgtacaaagtctcctgtaCCGGCTGTAAGAACATGTCTACATTGTGAGACCTCCATGTGTGAGGAACATCTCACAGCCCATAACAAGTCGGTGAATCACAATCTAATTGAACCAACCGTGTCATTTATGGATCGAAAATGCTCCACACACAATGAGATCCTGAAATACTACTGCCCTATAGACGCTGCCTGTATTTGTGTTTCGTGCTGCCTGgccggagaccacagaggacactaCGTGGAGCTACTGGATGTGGCCTCtgagaagaagaaggagaaactAAAAGAATATCTGAAAGATCTGAACCCAGAAAAAACAGTTATTCAGACAAGAGTTCAGAATCTGCAGGCTCATAAAAAAAATATCCAGGAGAACGCGTCTGCTAAGAGGGAGGACATCGGTAAGACATTTATGGACATTAAGAAGCAACTGGAAATGGCAGAAAAGAAAGCGCTGAACGACGTCTCCAGGCAGGAGGAGAAGATTGTGTCTCAGATATCTCATCTGATCAAGGAGCTGGAAATACAGGAGGACGAGCTGTCCAAGAAGTTGTGTCTTGTGGAGGAGATGTGTCGTGTCACCGACCCAATAAGACTCTTACAAGAAAGTGACATTACAGTAACTAgtcatggaggtgatgaggacacaggaggagatGGTGGAGAGGTCAGTACTGAGGAGGATCTGGATGAGGTTCTGATCTCACTGACCTTACACCGAGCTATGAGGGACATTGTCACCAATGTAACATCAGAGCTCGGGGTCCATGTCCCAGACATATTGCTGGATGTGGACACTGCTCATAGATGGGTGAAGATATCAGAAGACCTGAAGACTGCAACAAGATCAAGAGAGAAACAGAACAGACCAAAATCACCAGGAAGATTTGTGACTTACCCCCAGGTGTTAAGCAGATGTGGCCTCTCCTCAGGGCGACATTACTGGGAGGTAGAGTGGGACCAGATGGGAGAATGTGAATTGGCAATGTCCTATCCCAGTATAGAGAGGGAAGGAGAAGAGTCTGAAATTGGAAATAATGATACATCTTGGTGTTTGGGTATGTATGAAGGAATATATAAGGTGTATGACTACTCAGTTAATTTAACTCTCAGTGCAAAACCAACGTGTCCAACACTTGGAGTCTTCTTAGACTATGAGGCCGGGCGTCTGTCCTtctatgagctgtgtgaccccatcagacacttacacaccttcaccgCCTCCTTCACTGAGCCCCTACATCTTGTCTTCCATTTGTATGATGAAGCCTCTGTTACAATAAGAAGCTGA